From the genome of Hymenobacter gelipurpurascens:
TGATGTGGCCGCCGGTACCTACGCCAGTAATATGAAAATCGAAGCCTTCGGGCATATCGCGCAGAATTTCCTGCGCGGTGGTTTCGGCGTGTACCTTGATATTGGCGGGGTTTTCAAATTGCATCGGCATCCAGGCGCCGGGCGTGTCGCGCACAATTTCGCTGGCTTTCTCGATGGCGCCTTTCATGCCCTTTTCGCGCGGAGTCAGCTCCAGGTTCGCTCCGTAAGCGGCCATTAGTCGGCGCCGCTCAATAGACATACTCTCGGGCATCACGACTGTAATCTTGTAGCCTTTTACGGCAGCTACCATGGCCAGGCCCACCCCTGTATTGCCGGAAGTAGGCTCTACAATCAGCGAATCTGGCGTTAGGAGACCATCTTTCTCGGCCTGCTCAATCATGGATAACGCAATGCGGTCTTTGATGCTGCCGCCGGGGTTAGCGCGCTCCAGCTTCACCCATACCTCTACATCGGGGCGATGGGCAAACAGGCGGTTCAGACGAAGCAACGGGGTATTGCCGATGGTATCCAGAATGGAATTAGCTTTCATGGGAAGTTGTAGGTTGAGAGAGTAGTAAAATGGAAACGAACTGGCTAGCCGCAGGAAATACTCACGTAGGCCAGTTGCTGTGCGAAATCAGATAGAAAAGGTAATATCAGCAGTGGGGTCTTCGGCTCGCGTGACCTGAATCTGGGCCCGGTGGTACACCCGCGAGTGCGAGGGCACGCTCTCCGTAAGCCACACGTTGCCACCAATGACGCTGTGGCTACCTACCACCGTATGGCCGCCCAAAATAGTAGCGCCGGCATATATCACTACGTGGTCTTCGATAGTAGGGTGGCGCTTGATGCCCTGCAGATGTTTGGCCACACTCAGAGCCCCGAGCGTTACGCCCTGAAATATCTTGGCGTGCGCGCCAATTACGGCCGTTTCGCCGATAACGATGCCCGTACCGTGGTCGATGCAGAAGGACGGACCGATGCGCGCACCGGGGTGGATATCAATGCCCGTGCGTTGGTGCGCGTACTCGCTGAGCAGGCGCGGCACCCGGGGCACCCCCCGCTGGTACAGGCCGTGCGCGAAGCGGTGCATGGCAATGGCATAGAAACCGGGGTACGTCACCATCACTTCGGGCAGGCCCTCGGCGGCAGGGTCTGCTTGTAGGATGGCTTCGGCATCTAGCAGCAGCACCTCGCGCAGCACCGGCAGGCCGGCCATACAGTCGGCG
Proteins encoded in this window:
- a CDS encoding serine O-acetyltransferase, which encodes MSHDAFIQALAHAHQQAAAPLPGPAFCHLADQLLNVLFPERAERPLRNADAVAATLGLLQDDLTSLLLAVETPRSAAELAADCMAGLPVLREVLLLDAEAILQADPAAEGLPEVMVTYPGFYAIAMHRFAHGLYQRGVPRVPRLLSEYAHQRTGIDIHPGARIGPSFCIDHGTGIVIGETAVIGAHAKIFQGVTLGALSVAKHLQGIKRHPTIEDHVVIYAGATILGGHTVVGSHSVIGGNVWLTESVPSHSRVYHRAQIQVTRAEDPTADITFSI
- the cysK gene encoding cysteine synthase A, translated to MKANSILDTIGNTPLLRLNRLFAHRPDVEVWVKLERANPGGSIKDRIALSMIEQAEKDGLLTPDSLIVEPTSGNTGVGLAMVAAVKGYKITVVMPESMSIERRRLMAAYGANLELTPREKGMKGAIEKASEIVRDTPGAWMPMQFENPANIKVHAETTAQEILRDMPEGFDFHITGVGTGGHITAVTEVLKPLFPRMKTFAVEPELSPVISGGAPGPHPIQGIGAGFIPANLHREVLDGTIQVSQQEAFDMARRAAREEGIFMGVSSGASLAAVAKKLDEIPEGSRVLTFCYDTGERYLSVEGLFV